In one Magallana gigas chromosome 7, xbMagGiga1.1, whole genome shotgun sequence genomic region, the following are encoded:
- the LOC117684596 gene encoding SH2 domain-containing protein 4B isoform X2, producing MLQQILQTMTVDPDLLSELSDEQKAILFVKIREEQVRRYNEFEKKNQDDRIPRKPKKGRKNVDFLLGKNGREWVWVMGEHKHDRSIEEMIELEIQERALKEAEREIEEIRRQEEAELARKLEEEKERMEGEQHQKEEELRKQREEAELYASLKQAREMARKLEEEKQKAEEEEKIRVEQLRHRFAEDQRRSLERLVKDKNRRSSEIFTEYMCKREEMEKIAEQNLQEVELSWQEQEKKAKKAEEEVKELARRARIEYKNSLRQGMNVLNAVSAFSGNGTNQKPPVPPKSDELRKSAAKVIKKRPPRPPNKQAVVNWFLEEERPKGVGTDPCTGKVAQWFHGVISRLEAENYLLNMTLGSYLVRVSERVWGYTISYRAEDRCKHFLVDTSEQGYQFFGANQLVHRSLADLINFHKSNPITVTGGELLRSAVGQLKDPPDYHELMRPRITESTAL from the exons GAACAAGTCCGGAGGTACAATGAGTTTGAGAAGAAGAATCAAGATGACCGGATTCCAAGGAAACCCAAGAAAG GTAGAAAGAACGTGGACTTCCTGTTGGGCAAGAACGGCAGGGAGTGGGTCTGGGTGATGGGAGAACACAAACACGACAGGTCTATAGAGGAGATGATTGAGTTAGAGATCCAGGAGAGGGCACTCAAGGAGGCCGAGCGCGAGATCGAGGAGATCAG AAGGCAAGAAGAAGCAGAGCTGGCCAGGAAGTTAGAGGAGGAAAAAGAACGCATGGAGGGAGAGCAGCATCAGAAAGAGGAGGAGCTCAG GAAACAGAGGGAGGAGGCTGAACTGTACGCATCGCTAAAGCAAGCCAGGGAGATGGCGCGGAAGCTTGAGGAAGAAAAACAGAAGGCTGAGGAAGAGGAGAAAATCCGTGTTGAGCAGCTAAGG CACAGGTTTGCTGAGGATCAGAGACGGTCTTTAGAAAGACTCGTAAAGGACAAAAATCGTCGCAGTTCGGAAATCTTCACCGAGTATATGTGTAAAAGAGAGGAGATGGAGAAGATAGCAGAGCAGAACCTACAGGAAGTGGAATTAAGCTGGCAGGAGCAAG AGAAGAAAGCGAAGAAGGCAGAGGAGGAGGTGAAGGAGTTGGCGAGGAGGGCCAGGATAGAGTACAAGAACTCGCTGCGACAAGGCATGAACGTCCTGAACGCTGTGTCAGCTTTCTCAGGGAACGGGACCAATCAGAAGCCACCGGTACCCCCAAA AAGTGACGAGTTAAGAAAGAGTGCAGCCAAAGTGATCAAGAAGAGGCCACCCCGACCCCCCAACAAACAGGCAGTGGTCAATTGGTTCCTGGAGGAAGAGAGACCCAAGGGGGTGGGGACTGACCCCTGCACTGGTAAAGTGGCCCAGTGGTTCCACG GTGTTATCTCTCGGCTAGAGGCGGAGAATTATTTACTCAACATGACGTTAGGCAGTTACCTGGTGCGAGTGAGTGAGCGAGTTTGGGGCTACACGATTTCCTATCGCGCTGAGGACCGCTGCAAACACTTCCTGGTCGATACCTCGGAACAAGGCTACCAGTTTTTTGGAGCTAATCAGCTTGTACATAGAAGTCTAGCCGAccttatcaattttcataag AGTAATCCAATCACAGTGACAGGGGGTGAGTTACTGCGTTCTGCGGTCGGCCAACTGAAGGACCCCCCGGACTACCATGAACTGATGAGGCCCCGCATAACGGAGAGCAcagctttataa
- the LOC105341206 gene encoding cyclin-dependent kinase-like 2 isoform X7 — MEKYENLGLVGEGSYGMVLKCRHKETGQLVAIKKFLESEDDKMVKKIALREVRMLKQLRHDHLVNLIEVFRRKKRLYLVFEFVDHTVLDELEKCPNGLDENTVRRILWQVLKGTEFCHLHNIIHRDIKPENILVSKSGIVKLCDFGFARTLAQPGETYTDYVATRWYRAPELLVGDTKYGRAVDIWAIGCLVAEMLTGEPLFPGDSDIDQLYHIVKCFGNLTPRHKEVFLRNPLFVGMRLPEVREISPLEKKFTRISPQSLELMKQCLRLDPDERPTCSQLIKHDFFSKDNFTTRFQNDLKQRIERENQGNPLKTPSDKDDDDSKGNKKKKKADNNKDSKASEDKKKKVQDNEKTVKKAANPNTVNGTGNVSLPGPSNQSKNKSDSSVNEAKVDIKDKKSDKNDRKPDDKSDKKSGENKRKSEETSEKKDGKKAEDHKKSDDKVEKSDDKQSECKENEKDKENNKDSTVSAVSSSSIPPINSSGHTVHVSTPPSMPAISRQPLVIRSQYLSLASPTMGFNTANNLSLSNLMSSSISGPPPLRDIWSQAWVSDKMVKKPPPNLSKKTPITSHHSTTLSPQPLQSERSFLHDKVQEKMKAKSPDKREKEFITLPEVKGAEAHPTKTKLKQNHSLQRSSVATIPHITNIDPFSGTPNDAQSSDGKEGNLPNV; from the exons CAACTGCGGCACGACCACCTGGTGAATCTGATTGAGGTGTTCCGGAGGAAGAAGAGGCTGTACCTGGTCTTTGAGTTTGTGGACCACACAGTTCTGGACGAGCTGGAGAAGTGTCCCAATGGTCTGGACGAAAACACAGTGCGCAGAATCCTGTGGCAGGTCCTGAAGGGGACAGAGTTCTGCCATCTACACAAT ATTATCCACAGAGACATCAAGCCAGAGAATATACTGGTCAGCAAGTCAGGCATTGTAAAGCTGTGTGACTTTGGATTTGCTCGGACGCTCGCTCAGCCCGGGGAGACGTACACGGACTATGTGGCGACCCGTTGGTATCGAGCCCCAGAACTTTTGGTGGGGGACACCAAGTATGGCAG GGCTGTAGATATCTGGGCAATAGGATGTCTGGTGGCGGAGATGTTGACCGGGGAACCCCTCTTCCCCGGGGACTCCGATATAGACCAGCTCTACCATATCGTCAAATGTTTCG GTAACTTGACCCCCAGGCATAAGGAGGTATTTCTCAGGAACCCATTATTTGTCGGGATGCGACTACCAGAAGTTAGAGAAATTTCACCACTAGAAAAGAAATTTACTAGGATATCACCCCAGTCATTAGAATTAATGAAG CAATGTTTACGACTTGATCCCGATGAGAGGCCAACATGTTCTCAACTAATCAAACACGACTTCTTCTCCAAAGACAACTTCACCACACGCTTTCAGAACGATTTAAAACAGAGGATAGAGCGGGAGAATCAAGGCAACCCGCTGAAAACTCCCAGTGACAAAGATGATGATGACAGCAAGGGCaacaaaaagaagaagaaagcaGACAACAATAAG GATTCCAAAGCTTCagaagataaaaagaaaaaggtGCAAGATAATGAAAAGACTGTGAAAAAAGCAGCAAATCCAAACACTGTTAATGGAACTGGTAATGTGTCCCTACCCGGTCCTAGTAATCAGTCCAAAAACAAGTCAGACAGCTCGGTCAACGAGGCCAAAGTGGACATTAAGGACAAAAAATCGGACAAAAATGACCGCAAACCAGATGACAAATCCGACAAGAAGTCGGGGGAAAATAAACGAAAGTCTGAGGAGACAAGTGAGAAAAAAGACGGTAAAAAAGCAGAGGATCATAAGAAATCGGACGATAAAGTGGAAAAATCGGATGATAAACAGTCTGAGTGTAAAGAGAACGAGAAAGACAAGGAGAATAACAAGGACAGCACTGTGTCTGCTGTTTCCTCGTCCAGTATACCCCCCATCAACAGTTCAGGACACACCGTTCATGTATCCACCCCCCCATCAATGCCCGCAATCAGCAG ACAGCCTCTAGTCATTAGATCCCAGTACTTAAGTCTTGCCAG TCCAACCATGGGTTTCAATACTGCAAACAATCTAAGTCTGTCCAATTTAATGAGTTCTTCCATCTCTGGTCCTCCCCCGCTCAG GGATATCTGGTCCCAGGCTTG GGTTAGTGATAAGATGGTCAAGAAGCCGCCACCCAATCTGAGTAAGAAGACCCCCATCACCAGTCACCACAGCACCACCCTCAGTCCCCAGCCCCTTCAGTCCGAGCGAAGCTTCCTCCATGATAAGGTGCAGGAAAAGATGAAGGCCAAGAGTCCCGACAAAAGGGAGAAGGAGTTCATAACCCTACCAGAGGTCAAAGGTGCTGAAG CTCATCCGACTAAAACCAAACTGAAGCAGAACCACTCCCTGCAGAGGTCCTCTGTAGCCACCATACCTCACATCACTAACATCGACCCATTCTCAGGAACGCCA AATGACGCTCAGAGTTCTGATGGGAAAGAGGGCAATCTCCCTAATGTCTGA
- the LOC117684596 gene encoding SH2 domain-containing protein 4B isoform X3: MGKPKIDKSIEEMIKLEIQERALKETEREIEEIRRQEEAELARKLEEEKERMEGEQHQKEEELRKQREEAELYASLKQAREMARKLEEEKQKAEEEEKIRVEQLRQKACRSCQDLDAVEHRFAEDQRRSLERLVKDKNRRSSEIFTEYMCKREEMEKIAEQNLQEVELSWQEQEKKAKKAEEEVKELARRARIEYKNSLRQGMNVLNAVSAFSGNGTNQKPPVPPKSDELRKSAAKVIKKRPPRPPNKQAVVNWFLEEERPKGVGTDPCTGKVAQWFHGVISRLEAENYLLNMTLGSYLVRVSERVWGYTISYRAEDRCKHFLVDTSEQGYQFFGANQLVHRSLADLINFHKSNPITVTGGELLRSAVGQLKDPPDYHELMRPRITESTAL; encoded by the exons ATGGGAAAACCCAAAATTGACAAATCTATAGAAGAAATGATCAAGTTAGAGATCCAGGAGAGGGCACTCAAGGAGACCGAGCGCGAGATCGAGGAGAT CAGAAGGCAAGAAGAAGCAGAGCTGGCCAGGAAGTTAGAGGAGGAAAAAGAACGCATGGAGGGAGAGCAGCATCAGAAAGAGGAGGAGCTCAG GAAACAGAGGGAGGAGGCTGAACTGTACGCATCGCTAAAGCAAGCCAGGGAGATGGCGCGGAAGCTTGAGGAAGAAAAACAGAAGGCTGAGGAAGAGGAGAAAATCCGTGTTGAGCAGCTAAGG CAGAAAGCGTGCCGGAGTTGTCAAGATTTAGATGCTGTGGAG CACAGGTTTGCTGAGGATCAGAGACGGTCTTTAGAAAGACTCGTAAAGGACAAAAATCGTCGCAGTTCGGAAATCTTCACCGAGTATATGTGTAAAAGAGAGGAGATGGAGAAGATAGCAGAGCAGAACCTACAGGAAGTGGAATTAAGCTGGCAGGAGCAAG AGAAGAAAGCGAAGAAGGCAGAGGAGGAGGTGAAGGAGTTGGCGAGGAGGGCCAGGATAGAGTACAAGAACTCGCTGCGACAAGGCATGAACGTCCTGAACGCTGTGTCAGCTTTCTCAGGGAACGGGACCAATCAGAAGCCACCGGTACCCCCAAA AAGTGACGAGTTAAGAAAGAGTGCAGCCAAAGTGATCAAGAAGAGGCCACCCCGACCCCCCAACAAACAGGCAGTGGTCAATTGGTTCCTGGAGGAAGAGAGACCCAAGGGGGTGGGGACTGACCCCTGCACTGGTAAAGTGGCCCAGTGGTTCCACG GTGTTATCTCTCGGCTAGAGGCGGAGAATTATTTACTCAACATGACGTTAGGCAGTTACCTGGTGCGAGTGAGTGAGCGAGTTTGGGGCTACACGATTTCCTATCGCGCTGAGGACCGCTGCAAACACTTCCTGGTCGATACCTCGGAACAAGGCTACCAGTTTTTTGGAGCTAATCAGCTTGTACATAGAAGTCTAGCCGAccttatcaattttcataag AGTAATCCAATCACAGTGACAGGGGGTGAGTTACTGCGTTCTGCGGTCGGCCAACTGAAGGACCCCCCGGACTACCATGAACTGATGAGGCCCCGCATAACGGAGAGCAcagctttataa
- the LOC117684596 gene encoding SH2 domain-containing protein 4B isoform X4 translates to MIELEIQERALKEAECEIEEIRRQEEAELARKLEEEKERMEGEQHQKEEELRKQREEAELYASLKQAREMARKLEEEKQKAEEEEKIRVEQLRQKACRSCQDLDAVEHRFAEDQRRSLERLVKDKNRRSSEIFTEYMCKREEMEKIAEQNLQEVELSWQEQEKKAKKAEEEVKELARRARIEYKNSLRQGMNVLNAVSAFSGNGTNQKPPVPPKSDELRKSAAKVIKKRPPRPPNKQAVVNWFLEEERPKGVGTDPCTGKVAQWFHGVISRLEAENYLLNMTLGSYLVRVSERVWGYTISYRAEDRCKHFLVDTSEQGYQFFGANQLVHRSLADLINFHKSNPITVTGGELLRSAVGQLKDPPDYHELMRPRITESTAL, encoded by the exons AAGGCAAGAAGAAGCAGAGCTGGCCAGGAAGTTAGAGGAGGAAAAAGAACGCATGGAGGGAGAGCAGCATCAGAAAGAGGAGGAGCTCAG GAAACAGAGGGAGGAGGCTGAACTGTACGCATCGCTAAAGCAAGCCAGGGAGATGGCGCGGAAGCTTGAGGAAGAAAAACAGAAGGCTGAGGAAGAGGAGAAAATCCGTGTTGAGCAGCTAAGG CAGAAAGCGTGCCGGAGTTGTCAAGATTTAGATGCTGTGGAG CACAGGTTTGCTGAGGATCAGAGACGGTCTTTAGAAAGACTCGTAAAGGACAAAAATCGTCGCAGTTCGGAAATCTTCACCGAGTATATGTGTAAAAGAGAGGAGATGGAGAAGATAGCAGAGCAGAACCTACAGGAAGTGGAATTAAGCTGGCAGGAGCAAG AGAAGAAAGCGAAGAAGGCAGAGGAGGAGGTGAAGGAGTTGGCGAGGAGGGCCAGGATAGAGTACAAGAACTCGCTGCGACAAGGCATGAACGTCCTGAACGCTGTGTCAGCTTTCTCAGGGAACGGGACCAATCAGAAGCCACCGGTACCCCCAAA AAGTGACGAGTTAAGAAAGAGTGCAGCCAAAGTGATCAAGAAGAGGCCACCCCGACCCCCCAACAAACAGGCAGTGGTCAATTGGTTCCTGGAGGAAGAGAGACCCAAGGGGGTGGGGACTGACCCCTGCACTGGTAAAGTGGCCCAGTGGTTCCACG GTGTTATCTCTCGGCTAGAGGCGGAGAATTATTTACTCAACATGACGTTAGGCAGTTACCTGGTGCGAGTGAGTGAGCGAGTTTGGGGCTACACGATTTCCTATCGCGCTGAGGACCGCTGCAAACACTTCCTGGTCGATACCTCGGAACAAGGCTACCAGTTTTTTGGAGCTAATCAGCTTGTACATAGAAGTCTAGCCGAccttatcaattttcataag AGTAATCCAATCACAGTGACAGGGGGTGAGTTACTGCGTTCTGCGGTCGGCCAACTGAAGGACCCCCCGGACTACCATGAACTGATGAGGCCCCGCATAACGGAGAGCAcagctttataa
- the LOC117684596 gene encoding SH2 domain-containing protein 4B isoform X1, whose amino-acid sequence MLQQILQTMTVDPDLLSELSDEQKAILFVKIREEQVRRYNEFEKKNQDDRIPRKPKKGRKNVDFLLGKNGREWVWVMGEHKHDRSIEEMIELEIQERALKEAEREIEEIRRQEEAELARKLEEEKERMEGEQHQKEEELRKQREEAELYASLKQAREMARKLEEEKQKAEEEEKIRVEQLRQKACRSCQDLDAVEHRFAEDQRRSLERLVKDKNRRSSEIFTEYMCKREEMEKIAEQNLQEVELSWQEQEKKAKKAEEEVKELARRARIEYKNSLRQGMNVLNAVSAFSGNGTNQKPPVPPKSDELRKSAAKVIKKRPPRPPNKQAVVNWFLEEERPKGVGTDPCTGKVAQWFHGVISRLEAENYLLNMTLGSYLVRVSERVWGYTISYRAEDRCKHFLVDTSEQGYQFFGANQLVHRSLADLINFHKSNPITVTGGELLRSAVGQLKDPPDYHELMRPRITESTAL is encoded by the exons GAACAAGTCCGGAGGTACAATGAGTTTGAGAAGAAGAATCAAGATGACCGGATTCCAAGGAAACCCAAGAAAG GTAGAAAGAACGTGGACTTCCTGTTGGGCAAGAACGGCAGGGAGTGGGTCTGGGTGATGGGAGAACACAAACACGACAGGTCTATAGAGGAGATGATTGAGTTAGAGATCCAGGAGAGGGCACTCAAGGAGGCCGAGCGCGAGATCGAGGAGATCAG AAGGCAAGAAGAAGCAGAGCTGGCCAGGAAGTTAGAGGAGGAAAAAGAACGCATGGAGGGAGAGCAGCATCAGAAAGAGGAGGAGCTCAG GAAACAGAGGGAGGAGGCTGAACTGTACGCATCGCTAAAGCAAGCCAGGGAGATGGCGCGGAAGCTTGAGGAAGAAAAACAGAAGGCTGAGGAAGAGGAGAAAATCCGTGTTGAGCAGCTAAGG CAGAAAGCGTGCCGGAGTTGTCAAGATTTAGATGCTGTGGAG CACAGGTTTGCTGAGGATCAGAGACGGTCTTTAGAAAGACTCGTAAAGGACAAAAATCGTCGCAGTTCGGAAATCTTCACCGAGTATATGTGTAAAAGAGAGGAGATGGAGAAGATAGCAGAGCAGAACCTACAGGAAGTGGAATTAAGCTGGCAGGAGCAAG AGAAGAAAGCGAAGAAGGCAGAGGAGGAGGTGAAGGAGTTGGCGAGGAGGGCCAGGATAGAGTACAAGAACTCGCTGCGACAAGGCATGAACGTCCTGAACGCTGTGTCAGCTTTCTCAGGGAACGGGACCAATCAGAAGCCACCGGTACCCCCAAA AAGTGACGAGTTAAGAAAGAGTGCAGCCAAAGTGATCAAGAAGAGGCCACCCCGACCCCCCAACAAACAGGCAGTGGTCAATTGGTTCCTGGAGGAAGAGAGACCCAAGGGGGTGGGGACTGACCCCTGCACTGGTAAAGTGGCCCAGTGGTTCCACG GTGTTATCTCTCGGCTAGAGGCGGAGAATTATTTACTCAACATGACGTTAGGCAGTTACCTGGTGCGAGTGAGTGAGCGAGTTTGGGGCTACACGATTTCCTATCGCGCTGAGGACCGCTGCAAACACTTCCTGGTCGATACCTCGGAACAAGGCTACCAGTTTTTTGGAGCTAATCAGCTTGTACATAGAAGTCTAGCCGAccttatcaattttcataag AGTAATCCAATCACAGTGACAGGGGGTGAGTTACTGCGTTCTGCGGTCGGCCAACTGAAGGACCCCCCGGACTACCATGAACTGATGAGGCCCCGCATAACGGAGAGCAcagctttataa